A single Amphiprion ocellaris isolate individual 3 ecotype Okinawa chromosome 15, ASM2253959v1, whole genome shotgun sequence DNA region contains:
- the nfe2l3 gene encoding nuclear factor erythroid 2-related factor 3: MQIAKKYFTEGLIQLTILLSLIGVRVDIDSYLSGYYSPLTEINLGASSAYIQTPFHISRDTLDGYSVHPKCPELDYFFASRRLLDEVRTLGSPRFPTQLSAWLVHQVSATDKADSGPSTSNSTDSNTGLESPEDEARDVSEHLPASGQEVCQTNPELGQGPCGAGACGFLKEDVDAKVKEEEEPALLTQLAHSSTLEQESLLEGITALSNPTRHHPLTIDLDQHWSNLLSVTDLDDLDSLVTERLPDLDADITSAISHDVSLHDAMVSSAGVFDVASGRTESRTINQQRTLFQLESTGSSHSDASPGMALGLAALPFASVCNLSGNVSSHTTLGGCLDEAVFDQINQLGLEGLDTMDTQLMDCLESIDPRVLEDLDSDSGLSLESSSGGPVSPGSSEMSSSSSSYCEDECGATGYSSEVDSLPSKGIMDYSSVWSPVDPTESVWHDHSYSSPPFLNQPSVTLSHKSIKEEPLSDDDDGQQLEERELSRDELRARAMCIPFSVLQIVNMPVEEFLEVLDGHDFSPEQVTLLRDIRRRGKNKLAAQNCRKRKLDAITGLQEEVDRLRAQRDRLLREKQLTAKTMGAVGQQIKQLTRDVLARLRDDSGRPLNPDRFTLQCGANGRVVVQPVRRPVVSTTAGNKTDKRKKEKKQ; this comes from the exons ATGCAAATCGCGAAAAAATACTTCACAGAAGGCCTGATTCAGTTGACGATCTTACTCAGTTTGATTGGAGTTCGTGTGGATATCGACAGCTACTTAAGCGGCTACTATTCGCCTCTGACAGAGATTAACTTGGGTGCTAGCTCAGCTTACATCCAGACACCCTTTCACATTTCGAGAGACACTCTTGACGGATACAGTGTGCACCCAAAATGTCCCGAGTTGGACTATTTCTTTGCAAGTCGCCGGCTGCTAGACGAGGTGAGGACGTTGGGTTCCCCACGGTTCCCCACGCAGTTGAGCGCATGGCTGGTACACCAAGTGTCTGCCACTGACAAGGCTGACAGTGGACCTTCAACCAGCAACAGCACTGACTCCAACACAGGGTTAGAAAGCCCTGAAGACGAGGCCAGGGATGTCAGTGAACACCTGCCTGCCAGTGGCCAAGAAGTGTGTCAGACAAACCCTGAGCTCGGACAAGGGCCTTGTGGCGCTGGAGCCTGCGGGTTTCTTAAAGAG GATGTTGATGCTAAAgttaaagaggaggaggaaccaGCTCTACTCACTCAACTGGCTCACAGTTCCACACTGGAACAAGAG agtCTCCTCGAAGGAATCACTGCACTGTCCAATCCAACACGTCACCATCCTCTTACCATTGATCTTGACCAACACTGGAGCAATTTGCTCTCTGTTACCGACCTTGAT GACTTGGACTCCTTGGTCACTGAGCGGCTGCCGGACCTCGATGCTGACATCACCAGCGCCATCAGCCACGATGTCAGTTTGCATGATGCTATGGTATCTAGTGCTGGAGTCTTTGATGTCGCATCTGGAAGAACAGAGTCCAGGACAATCAACCAGCAAAGAACCCTCTTCCAGCTGGAATCCACAGGCTCTTCGCACTCAGATGCTTCACCAGGGATGGCTCTGGGCCTCGCCGCACTCCCCTTTGCCTCAGTATGTAATTTAAGTGGAAATGTTTCATCGCATACTACACTGGGTGGCTGCCTGGATGAGGCAGTGTTTGATCAGATCAATCAGCTAGGTTTGGAAGGCCTGGACACAATGGACACCCAGCTGATGGACTGCCTGGAAAGCATAGATCCGCGGGTCCTTGAGGACTTGGACTCGGACTCCGGTCTGTCTTTGGAGAGCAGCTCTGGAGGTCCAGTCTCTCCAG GCTCATCTGAGATGTCATCGTCATCCAGTTCATACTGTGAAGATGAGTGTGGAGCTACAGGCTACAGCAGTGAAGTGGATTCACTTCCCTCAAAGGGCATCATGGATTACAGCTCAGTGTGGTCACCTGTTGATCCGACTGAGAGTGTGTGGCATGACCACAGctactcctctcctcctttcttaAACCAGCCTTCAGTCACTCTGTCCCACAAAAGCATCAAAGAGGAGCCTCTCAGTGATGACGATGAtgggcagcagctggaggaacGGGAGCTGAGTCGTGATGAGCTGCGTGCCCGAGCCATGTGCATCCCATTCTCTGTCCTGCAGATTGTCAACATGCCTGTAGAAGAGTTCCTGGAGGTTCTTGATGGTCACGACTTCTCCCCAGAACAAGTGACGCTCCTGAGGGACATCCGCAGGCGTGGGAAGAATAAGTTGGCTGCGCAAAACTGCCGCAAGCGCAAACTAGATGCCATCACTGGGCTCCAGGAAGAGGTGGACAGGCTGCGTGCTCAGAGAGACAGACTACTGAGGGAGAAACAGCTGACAGCCAAGACAATGGGTGCTGTGGGCCAACAGATAAAGCAGCTGACCAGAGACGTTCTGGCCCGGCTGAGGGATGATTCAGGACGGCCCCTGAACCCAGACAGATTCACCCTGCAGTGTGGGGCTAATGGAAGGGTTGTAGTTCAGCCTGTGAGACGGCCTGTTGTCTCCAcaacagctggaaacaaaacggacaagaggaagaaggaaaaaaagcaatga